A portion of the Bubalus kerabau isolate K-KA32 ecotype Philippines breed swamp buffalo chromosome 1, PCC_UOA_SB_1v2, whole genome shotgun sequence genome contains these proteins:
- the LOC129642018 gene encoding olfactory receptor 7D4-like — MKAGNQTRVLEFLLLGFFQDSEHQHILFELFLSMFVVTVLGNLLIILAISSDSHLHTPMYFFISNLAFADVCFTSTTVPKMLVNIQTQSKSISYAGCITQMCLFMVFGGMDTFLLTVMAYDRFVAICHPLHYTVIMNPCLCGLLVLVSWFISLSYSLIQSLLMLRLSFCTNWVIPHFYCELAQVLTLACSDTLINYILLYVVIGFLGIVPFSGILFSYTRIVSSILRIPSAHGKYKAFSTCTSHLFLVSLFYGTGLGVYLSSDSFSWRGIIASVMYTVVTPMLNPFIYSLRNRDIKRALQKVLGRTLCVQ; from the coding sequence ATGAAAGCAGGAAATCAAACACGTGTTTTAGAATTTTTACTCCTGGGATTTTTCCAAGACTCAGAGCACCAGCACATCTTATTTGAGCTGTTTCTATCTATGTTTGTGGTCACTGTCCTTGGGAACCTGCTCATCATCCTGGCCATCAGCTCagactcccacctccacacccccatgtacttcttcatcTCCAACCTGGCCTTTGCCGATGTCTGTTTCACTTCCACCACAGTTCCAAAGATGCTGGTGAACATCCAGACACAGAGCAAATCCATCAGCTACGCAGGCTGCATCACCCAGATGTGTCTTTTCATGGTTTTTGGAGGTATGGACACTTTTCTCCTgactgtgatggcctatgaccgctttgTGGCCATCTGCCACCCCCTGCACTACACAGTCATCATGAACCCTTGCCTCTGTGGTCTGCTGGTTCTTGTGTCTTGGTTCATCAGCTTGTCATACTCCCTGATCCAGAGTCTGCTGATGTTACGGCTGTCTTTCTGTACCAACTGGGTCATTCCACACTTTTATTGTGAACTTGCTCAGGTCCTCACTCTTGCCTGCTCAGACACACTCATCAATTACATCCTGCTATATGTGGTGATTGGCTTTCTTGGCATTGTTCCCTTCTCAGGGATCCTTTTCTCTTACACCCGCATTGTTTCCTCCATTCTGAGAATCCCATCAGCTCATGGGAAATATAAGGCATTTTCTACCTGTACATCTCACCTGTTCTTGGTTTCTTTGTTCTATGGGACAGGCCTTGGTGTGTATCTCAGTTCTGATTCATTTTCCTGGAGAGGCATTATTGCCTCAGTGATGTACACTGTGGTcacccccatgctgaaccctttcatctacagcctgaggaacagGGACATCAAGAGGGCTCTACAAAAAGTCCTTGGAAGAACACTCTGTGTTCAGTGA